ATTCTTGAGATCGTTTTCGTTGTAGACAATTCGCATCGCCCTGCCGCCCAGAACATAGGACGGACGGACCACTACGGGGAAGGTGATCTCCTCGGCAATCTTCAGGGCCTCTTCGAAGGTCCGGGCGGTCCCGTTGGCGGGTTGGACAAGATTCAGCTTCTGGAGAAACTGCTGGAATCTTTTCCGGTCTTCGGCGCGGTCGATGGAGTCGGGGGTCGTGCCCAGAATCGGCACTCCGGCCTCGGCAAGGGGCACCGCCAGGTTCAGAGGGGTTTGACCTCCGAACTGAACGATGACTCCGTCCGGTTTTTCGTTTTCGATGATATTTAAAACGTCTTCCCGGGTCAGCGGTTCAAAATACAATTTGTCGGAAGTGTCATAGTCAGTGCTCACCGTTTCCGGATTTGAATTGACCATGATCGACTCAATCCCCAGTTCCTCAAGGGCAAATGCGGCGTGGACACAGCAGTAATCAAACTCGATGCCCTGGCCGATCCGGTTGGGGCCTCCGCCGAGAATCATGACTTTCTGCCGGTCGCTCGGCCTTGACTCATCCTCGGTCTCGTAAGTCGAGTAGTAATAGGGGGTGTACGCTTCAAATTCTGCGGCACAGGTGTCCACAAGTTTATAGACCACTCTCACGTCTTCTTTTTTCCGCTGCTCCCTGATGTCTTTTTCGGAAGTGCCGGTGAGATGGGCAAGCTGGCGGTCGGAAAATCCGTACTGTTTCGCGCGATAGAGAAAATCTTTTTCAAGACCTCTGAAACCTTTTTCCTTGATTTCCGCTTCCAGGGCAACAATCTGCTTGAGGTTGTTCAGGAACCAGGGATCGATGGCAGTGATGCTGTAGATTTCTTCAGCGGTCATGCCCCTGCGTAAACCCTCATACAGCTGAAAAATTCTCTGGGAACTCGGGCTTCTTAAGGCGTTCTCAAGATCCGTTTGCTCAAGGTTCTCAAGGTTGAACTTCGGATCACCGCCGAAGCCGGTGATGCCGATTTCCAGCGAGCGGAGTCCTTTCTGGAAAGCTTCCTTGAAGGTCCGGCCGATGGCCATTGTTTCGCCGACGGATTTCATGGCGGTGGTCAGGATATCTTTGGCTTCGGGGAACTTTTCAAAGGTCCAGCGGGGAATCTTGACCACACAGTAATCGATAGACGGCTCAAACGAAGCGTAGGTCTCTCTGGTGATATCATTCTGTATTTCATCGAGGGTATAGCCGACGGCAAGTTTGGCGGCAATTTTGGCGATCGGGAATCCGGTTGCTTTGGAGGCAAGCGCCGAACTGCGTGAGACCCGGGGATTCATTTCAATGACCATCAGCTCGCCGTTGACCGGGTTTACCGCAAACTGAACATTGGAGCCACCGGTCTCGACGCCGATTTCCCGGATAATGGCAATGGCGGCATCACGCATCTCCTGATATTCACGGTCGGTCAGGGTCTGGGCCGGGGCGACGGTGATGGAATCGCCGGTATGGACCCCCATGGCGTCGAAATTCTCGATGGAACAGATGATGACCACATTGTCATTCCGGTCCCGCATGACCTCAAGCTCATACTCTTTCCAGCCGAGAAGACTTGTTTCCAGCATGACTTCATTGTTCATGGAGAGGTCCAGGCCGGTCGCACAGATCTCTTCCAGCTCCTGCCTGTTGTATGCAACTCCTCCGCCGGTGCCGCCCAAGGTGAAGCTTGGCCGGACAATGATCGGAAACCCTATCTGGTCGATCGCGGCTCTCGCTTCTTCCAGTGTGTGGACAATGGCGCTTTCGGGAACCTTGAGGCCGATCTTTTTCATGGCGGCCCTGAATGGTTCCCGGCTTTCCGCCTTGTGAATAACCTCCACATTGGCGGCAAGCATTTCAACATTGTATTTCTCAAGCACCCCCATTTTGGCCACTTTTATGGCCGTGTTGAGGGCAGTCTGGCCGCCGAGGGTAGGCAGCAGGGCGTCAGGCCTTTCCTGTTCGATGATCTTGGCAACCATCTCCGGGGTGATCGGCTCGATGAAGGTCCGGTCGGCGATCTCCGGATCGGTCATGATGGTGGCGGGGTTTGAGTTGATCAGGAGGACTTCGTACCCTTCCTCTTTCAGCGCCTTGACCGCCTGGGTGCCTGAATAGTCAAATTCACAGGCCTGGCTGATGATGATGGGGCCGGAGCCGATGATCAGGATCTTCTTGATGTCAGTTCGTTTTGGCATGGTCTTTATATCGTTTTAAGTTTTAAGTATTGAGTCTTAAGTTTCGTTTTTCAGGAAGATGAGCGGGTCCAGGAGTTGCGTCCGGAATGCCGTTTAAAACCTGGAACTTAAAACTAGGCGTTTTTCATCATGTCGATAAAGCGGTCGAACAGGTACACGGAATCCCTTGGTCCGGGAGCGTTTTCCGGGTGATACTGGACCGAGAACGCCCTGAACTCCTTGTGTCGCATCCCTTCAAGGCTGCCGTCGTTCAAGTTGACATGGGTCAGTTCCACCTTGTCGGGGTCCAGGGACTCAAGATCAACGCAGAATCCGTGGTTCTGTGAGGTGATCTCGATCTTGCCGGTGAGCAGGTCTTTTACCGGCTGGTTGACACCGCGATGACCGAACTTCAGTTTATATGTTTTGCCGCCGAATGCCTGGCCGAGGATCTGATGGCCAAGGCAGATCCCGAATACCGGTTTTTTGCCAAGGAGGGCCCTGACTGTTTCGACAACACCCGGAACCGCCGCCGGGTCACCGGGGCCGTTGGACAGGAAGATTCCGTCCGGGTTCAAGTTGAGGATTTCGTCAGCCGAGGTCGTGGCTGGAACCACCTGAACCTGACAGCCTCGTTCCGCGAGGAGCCTTGCCTGATTGAACTTGAGGCCATAATCGATGACGATAACTTTATACTTCCCGCTGCCGCAGGTGGAAAAATTGGTCCCGTCGACGGGTTGGTCATCTTTCCAGCCGTATGGTTTTTTACAGGTTACTTCCCTGACCATGTCGCGCCCGACAAGTCCTGCGGACTCTTTGGCCTTTCTGATGAGCGAATCAGGATCAAGGTCCAGGGTCGAGATGATGCCCTTCATCGCCCCCTTGACCCGGATGTGACGGGTCAGGGCACGGGTGTCGACCCCTTCTACGCCAAGGACACCGTACTCTTTCAGGAAGTCAGCCATGGTGCCGGTGGAGCGAAAATTGCTGGGGATGGCGTTGTATTCCTTGACGATAAAGGCGCCCGGGTGAATCCCTAGAGATTCCATGTCTTCAGGGTTGACACCGTAATTGCCGATCAGCGGGTAGGTCATGGTCACAACCTGTCCTTTGTAGGAAGGATCGGTGAGAACCTCCTGATACCCTGACATGCCGGTGTTGAAGACGATTTCCCCGGCCACTTCACCGGGGCCGGTGAAGGAGCTTCCTTCGAAAACCCTGCCATCTTCCAGGGCGATCAATGCTTTCATAGGTTTTCCTGTGTTTGTTGATTTCTGATGAGTCTATCCGGAATTTCTTTAAGCTGTCATTTCCCGGAGCGCTTTTATTACTGGAGCAAGTTGTTTCTCTGCCGCACCATGCTGCAGCAAAGCGGTTTTCCGGGCGCCGGAGGAAACATGGCGATACCGGTCATGATCTTCTGCAAGATTTTTGATCTTCTCTACAAAATCCGCACCCGATTCTACCATGAAGCCGCCGCCGTTTTCTTCGAGAATGAGTTTGGCATCATGGAAATCTTTCATCGACGGACCGTAAAATACCGGGATCCCCCATCGGGCGGCCTCGATCAGGTTGTGCCCCCCACGCTCCACCAGGCTGCCGCCACAGAAAATGTAGTCGGCAACTGAATAGATTTCCGCAAGACTGCCCATCGTGTCCACAATAATGATGTCGTTTTTCCGGTTGCCGGCTTTGATGCTGCTCTGCAGTTCGTGTGCAGCGCCAAGAGCCGACAACTCCCTGCATAAATCACCCAGCCGGGACAGATGCCGGGGAGCGAGAATCAGGACCGGATGGCTCAATGTCTGCCGAAGTTCCCGGAAGGCTTTGACCATGATTGCTTCTTCACCGGTATGGGTGCTGCCCCCGACGATCACTGTGTTTTCTTCGGTCAGCCCCAGAACTTTACGGTAATGAGCCGCAGTTGTTTCAGGGGCCTCGGGTTCCGGTAGATCATATTTCACATTGCCGGAGACGAACAGCGTGTTTTCATCGGCGCCAAGTTTTACCAGGCGATCACCGTCTTTGCCGGATATGGCGGCAATGGCGGAAAAACCGGCCAGCAACTCACCGGCGAGTTTTTTAAAAACGAGATAGCGGCGGCAGGAGCGGGCACTGATTCTTGCATTCAGAAGGAACATTCTGACGCTCAGGCCGTGCAGTTCTTTGAGCAGATTAGGCCACAACTCGGTTTCCAGACAGATATAGACGGCCGGACTGATAAAGCGTGCCGCCCTGGCAACAGATCCCGGAAAATCAAGCGGGGCATAAAGACAGAGAGCCGCGTTGCCGAGTTCTTTCCGGGCAACCTCGAGACCCTGTTCGGTGACCGTGGTCAGAACAATGTGTATTCCGGAACAGGCCCGCGTTAAACCCTCGATAAGAATCTTTGCCGCTTTTACTTCACCGACCGAAGCTGCATGGATCCAGATGACTGTCGACCTGTTGGCGGGAATGAGAGTTCTTTCGTAAAAACCCAGTCGCTGCTTCAGGCTCTTCCGGTGTCTTCCTGTCGCCAGTGAATAGGCAATAAAGAGAGGAAAAGCAGACCAGCAGAACAGTCTGGTCAGCAGTCGATATATTCCGTAAAACAATAGGTTAGGCCCTTTGCTGCGCGCGGTTTAATAAGCCGGGAAAAAAATCGCGTAATTAAACCTGATATTGCTGTTTTCGTCAATGATTATTCCGGGCTGAATTGGTCCCGGACAGGGGGCTTGAGTTGCGGAAAGACCGCTGTTTGTACATGGAAAGGCTTGGTGACCGCTTATGACAAAGGGCGGCTCTGAAAACTTGTTGCCGGAACATCCGGATAAATTATTCTCTCCTCGGACAAAAGTCCGACCTGTTGAATGGATTCTATATTGTTTGTGGAGTCTCGGTGTTTTAAGACTCCTGAACACCTGTAGCGCAAAACATTCCCTGCGGCACGAAGTCTTACGCTGCTCGCTATCGGATGCGGGGAGCTTCAAGCAGGGAAATTTCGTGAAACCATGATTGGCCCGGGTGGAAATAATTCAAGTGTCGGGTGGCAGCCCCTGTGATACTATACGGGTCTGCATTTCCTGGGTGTTGATCTTATTCGTCGAGGAGGAACCGGTGGCAGATAAAAAGGCCCTTTTCGGGTGGGCCATGTATGACTTTGCGAATTCGGCTTTCACTACTCTTGTGGTGACCTTTGTTTACGCAACCTATTTTACCAAAGCGATTGCTCCGGATGTAATTTCAGGGACGGTGCTCTGGTCGAGAGCAATTACGGTTTCATCGCTCGTCATCGCTTTGACAACCCCGTTTCTCGGCGCCCTGGCTGATGCCGGGCAGCGCCGCAAGACTTTTCTCCTCACCAGCACTGCGGTCGCGGTCTTCTGTTCAGTAATGCTTTACCACCCTCTGCCCGGTCAGGTCTATCAGGCGCTGTTCTGGTTTGTGCTCGGCAATGTGGCTTTTGAAACGGGGTGCGTGTTCTATAATGCATTCCTGCCCGAGGTGGCCCCGCCGGACAAAATAGGGAGTGTTTCCGGGATCGGCTGGGCGCTCGGTTATCTGGGCGGTCTCGCGGCCATGTTCATTGCCATGGCTACCATGGTCAATCCCGAGACTCCTTGGTTTGGTCTCAGTCGTGAACTCGGCCAGAATATCCGGGCGACAAATATCCTGGTGGCCCTGTGGTTTGCGGTTTTCAGTATCCCGTTTTTTCTCTTTGTCCGGGAGGGTGAGACAAGAGCAAAGAGTGGTGTCGTTATCTCTTTTGCTGACACATGCAGGGACCTTTGGGCCACCATGCGGGATGTGGGCAGATTGCGGGATGTGTTTCGTTTTCTAGTGGCCCGACTGTTGTATAATGACGGGCTGATCACGATTTTTGCCTTTGGCGGGATTTATGCTGCCGGGACTTTCGCTTTTACCTTTCAGGAGATCATGGTTTTCGGAATCGTGCTGAATGTGGCGGCAGGTTTAGGGGCCCTGGTCTTCGGTTTTGTCGACGATCGACTCGGCAGCAGAAACACGGTGCAGATAAGCCTCGTCGGGCTGACCGTGGCGGCTTTAACTGCAGTATTTGCCACGGAAAAATCACTGTTCTGGCTTGCCGGGATACTGGTGGGTGTTTTTGCCGGCCCGAACCAGTCTGCCAGCCGGTCTCTTATGGCAAGGATCGTCCCTCCAGACCAGAAAAGCAGGTTCTTCGGGTTTTATGCCTTTTCCGGCAAGTTCACCTCATTTCTGGGGCCTCTTTTTCTGGGGCTTCTGACCAGTTTTTCCGGGTCGCAACGGGTCGGGTTCTCAGTAGTGATCGTGTTTTTTGTTGTCGGAGGGTGGTTGCTGGCCGGAGTGAAAGAAGGGAAAAATTATAAATGAAAAATAATGAGTGAAATGGTGGAGTTGCTTTCCATGTTAATGGTGGATGTAAAAAGTGCTACTTCAGTTAATACCAGACAACGGTGACACTGCTGTCCTGAGGAGAAGGGTATCAGTCCAAGAGAAGAGAATATAAAGAACTCCACGGCCGCTGATCGGGCAGAGTTGCTTGCGGTTGTTGCAAAATTGACCAGAGAGGTGCATGCCGGATATGGGAATGATCTTGCAGTGACTCTGG
This genomic interval from Pseudomonadota bacterium contains the following:
- the carB gene encoding carbamoyl-phosphate synthase large subunit, whose protein sequence is MPKRTDIKKILIIGSGPIIISQACEFDYSGTQAVKALKEEGYEVLLINSNPATIMTDPEIADRTFIEPITPEMVAKIIEQERPDALLPTLGGQTALNTAIKVAKMGVLEKYNVEMLAANVEVIHKAESREPFRAAMKKIGLKVPESAIVHTLEEARAAIDQIGFPIIVRPSFTLGGTGGGVAYNRQELEEICATGLDLSMNNEVMLETSLLGWKEYELEVMRDRNDNVVIICSIENFDAMGVHTGDSITVAPAQTLTDREYQEMRDAAIAIIREIGVETGGSNVQFAVNPVNGELMVIEMNPRVSRSSALASKATGFPIAKIAAKLAVGYTLDEIQNDITRETYASFEPSIDYCVVKIPRWTFEKFPEAKDILTTAMKSVGETMAIGRTFKEAFQKGLRSLEIGITGFGGDPKFNLENLEQTDLENALRSPSSQRIFQLYEGLRRGMTAEEIYSITAIDPWFLNNLKQIVALEAEIKEKGFRGLEKDFLYRAKQYGFSDRQLAHLTGTSEKDIREQRKKEDVRVVYKLVDTCAAEFEAYTPYYYSTYETEDESRPSDRQKVMILGGGPNRIGQGIEFDYCCVHAAFALEELGIESIMVNSNPETVSTDYDTSDKLYFEPLTREDVLNIIENEKPDGVIVQFGGQTPLNLAVPLAEAGVPILGTTPDSIDRAEDRKRFQQFLQKLNLVQPANGTARTFEEALKIAEEITFPVVVRPSYVLGGRAMRIVYNENDLKNYMITAINISPEHPILIDKFLKDAVEIDVDAICDGETTVVGGIMEHIEEAGIHSGDSACVLPPHTLSQDLIERIKAATRAMALELQVIGLMNIQFAVKDDVLYVLEVNPRASRTIPFVSKATGVPLAKLATKVMMGKKLAELGLTTEVQVSHHAVKEAVFPFDRFDNVDTLLGPEMKSTGEVMGLDDSVGIAFAKSQLAAGQKIPQSGNVFFSMRGRDKEMILPVAAKLAGLGFSILATSGTAKYLSDNGVECTRVNKISEGRPHIHDKIQNKEISWIVNTSMGTRTTEDSYIIRRAALDFHLPYTTTVAGAIAMANAIEAASETDLKVKAVQDYF
- a CDS encoding MFS transporter gives rise to the protein MYDFANSAFTTLVVTFVYATYFTKAIAPDVISGTVLWSRAITVSSLVIALTTPFLGALADAGQRRKTFLLTSTAVAVFCSVMLYHPLPGQVYQALFWFVLGNVAFETGCVFYNAFLPEVAPPDKIGSVSGIGWALGYLGGLAAMFIAMATMVNPETPWFGLSRELGQNIRATNILVALWFAVFSIPFFLFVREGETRAKSGVVISFADTCRDLWATMRDVGRLRDVFRFLVARLLYNDGLITIFAFGGIYAAGTFAFTFQEIMVFGIVLNVAAGLGALVFGFVDDRLGSRNTVQISLVGLTVAALTAVFATEKSLFWLAGILVGVFAGPNQSASRSLMARIVPPDQKSRFFGFYAFSGKFTSFLGPLFLGLLTSFSGSQRVGFSVVIVFFVVGGWLLAGVKEGKNYK
- the carA gene encoding glutamine-hydrolyzing carbamoyl-phosphate synthase small subunit, with product MKALIALEDGRVFEGSSFTGPGEVAGEIVFNTGMSGYQEVLTDPSYKGQVVTMTYPLIGNYGVNPEDMESLGIHPGAFIVKEYNAIPSNFRSTGTMADFLKEYGVLGVEGVDTRALTRHIRVKGAMKGIISTLDLDPDSLIRKAKESAGLVGRDMVREVTCKKPYGWKDDQPVDGTNFSTCGSGKYKVIVIDYGLKFNQARLLAERGCQVQVVPATTSADEILNLNPDGIFLSNGPGDPAAVPGVVETVRALLGKKPVFGICLGHQILGQAFGGKTYKLKFGHRGVNQPVKDLLTGKIEITSQNHGFCVDLESLDPDKVELTHVNLNDGSLEGMRHKEFRAFSVQYHPENAPGPRDSVYLFDRFIDMMKNA